The DNA segment AATTTGAGTGATTGCAGCCCTATTGATGTTTACTATTTCTGTATCATTTTTGCAAAGTAAAATATCGTTTTTTGATAAAAGAAGCTTCTGAATTTCCGAGCATAAATCTGAAAGTTTAAGCGTTTCATTTTGATAATTTAATAATTCGTCTGCTTGATAATGCTTCAAGATTCCATCGATATAATCTTTAAGTATCAAAGCTGATTCTTCTATATAACCCAAGTATTCTTCGGCAGAAGCTGTAATTGCTCCCGCAAGATCGTCCTTAAGAAAATTGGTTAGCGAAATAATATTTGCCAAGGGTGACTTTAAATCGTGTGAGATATGACTGGCAAATTTCTGAAGTTCACGATTATGTTGCTTTAGTTGCTCCTGCGCTACTTCAAGCTTTAAATTTTGTCGACGAAGTTCCATCAAATTCACCACTTGCTTTCCTAGTATTAATAAGGCGTCTTTCTGTGTCTCTGTTAATATTCTAGGCTCATAATCAAAAACACACAATGTCCCTAGTGCATATCCTTCGGGATTTATAAGGTTTACACCTGCATAAAACACTGCTCCCATATCAAGTACGAGCGGATTTGATTTAAACCGATTATCAATTCTGGCATCCTCAATTATAAATATAGGTTCGTCAGAAAGTATGGCATGTCCACAGAAAGAAATATCTCGCGGTGATTCGCGGAAAGGTATTCCACGATTGGATTTAAAAAAATTTCGATTTTGATCAAGAAGTGTTATTAATGTAATCGGAACATTACAAATCGTAGAGACGAGTTTAGTAATATTATCGTAATCTATTTCGGGCAATGTATCTAATAAACAGTATTCTGAAACAGCAAGTAGGCGTTGTTGCTCATTTGCCGGTAATTCGGGACTTTGCATACGGGCGTATTTTGAGTTAAGATACTATAATTATTGCAATTTGGATTTTAGAACTGCTGACATCAAAATAATTTTTTTAGAATTTCAACGCAAAAGCTTTTAGAAATTTTTCGAAAAAATTCCAGTAGTACAGAATTACTACCATCTTAAAACCTAGCTACGACGATCTTTTGAAGAATATTTAAATTTTCTTAGGAATTTTACTTTGAAAAATAGTTCGTCCTTAATTATACTGACAATTGTGGTAACAACAAGTTTCCTAGCCCCGATTGCAGCGAAAATCCCTTAGCCATCATTTGCCTTTTTGCAACAGCGGCAGGTAAGAGCGACCAACGGAAGCTCCTTAACTGCCCACTGTTGCGGCAAATGCTGGCTAAGGATTGTAGAGAAAAGCGGGATAAAGCTTCAAAAAATAATTTTAATAGATATAAATTCAATTTTGGCGGCGGTGTTGATTCTAGTATGTTTAATTCAAAATATACTATCTTTACCCTCAAAACGTTTTAAGAACTTAAGTCGTGTTTATCGCGACACTACCTATATATTATGGCATGTACAAGTTGTTCAACCTCTGATGGCGGTGCGCCAAAGGGTTGCAAAAATAATGGGACTTGCGGCACCGATGGCTGCAATAAACTCACAGTCTTTGACTGGTTGGCAAATATGAGCTTACCTGATGGTCAGGAACCTTTTGATTGTGCGGAAGTTAGATTTAAAAATGGTCGAAAAGAATTTTATAGAAATACCGAAAAATTAACACTCAGCATTGGCGATATTGTTGCTACAGAAGCTTCGCCAGGCCATGATATCGGAATTGTAACTCTTACTGGTGAATTGGTAAAAATCCAAATGAAAAAGAAAGGAGTTGACCACAAATCCAATGCTGTTGCGAAGATTTATAGAAAAGCTTCTCAGAAAGATATTGATATTTGGTCGGTTGCTCGTGATCGAGAAGACGGCATGAAGGTACGTGCGCGTGAACTTGCGATTGAGCAGAAATTGGAAATGAAAATTTCTGACATTGAATTTCAAGGAGATGGTAGCAAGGCAACTTTCTATTACACAGCCAACGATCGTATCGATTTCCGAACGTTAATCAAAGATTATGCAAAGGAATTCAGCACTCGAATTGAGATGAAGCAAGTAGGCTTTAGACAAGAAGCAGCTCGCTTGGGCGGAATTGGTTCTTGTGGACGTGAACTTTGCTGTAGTACTTGGCTTACAGATTTTAGAAGTGTAAATACTTCGGCTGCACGCTATCAGCAATTGTCTTTAAATCCGCAAAAACTTGCGGGACAATGTGGAAAATTAAAATGTTGCCTGAACTATGAGCTTGATACTTATATGGATGCGCTAAAAGGTTTTCCAGATTTCGACACTAGATTGATGACCGAAAAGGGAGAAGCAGTTTGCCAAAAGCAAGACATCTTCAAAGGTTTGATGTGGTTTGCCTATACCGATAATTACTCTAATTGGCATGTGCTTAAAATTGAGCAAGTGCGTGAAATTGTTGCAGAAAATAAAGAGAAAAGACGTGTTTCTGCTCTAGAGGATTTTGCGGTAGAAATTGCTGCGGAACCAGAACAGAACTATAATAATGCAATGGGACAAGAAAGTCTGACTCGCTTTGATCAGCCTAAGAAAAAGAAACGTCCTACCAAGAAGAAAAAACCAGCCGGCGAGAAAGAAGGTGCGGCCGTGGCGAGAGAGCCAGGAACTCCCGCTATTGTTGCTAAGAAAAATGCTGTAAAAGCTGACGGTCAGCCTAAAAAAGGGAATAATCCTTCAAACAATAAGGATAACCTTAGAGAACCAAAAACTCCAAAAGCTAGAATAAAAATAACTCCTAATAAGAAAGATGATTCTAAAGAGTAAGCATATCGTGATACTTATCGCAGCAGTCACACTAGTGTCCTGCGATAAGAGCCGCGTATTTGACGACTTCCATTCGGTGGGCAGCGCTTGGCACCGTGATTCTATTGTGAGTTACAATCTGCCAAAGCTTGATACAACTAAGTCTTATGACTTATTTGTCAATCTCAGAACATCAAATAAGTATCCTTTTTCCAATCTATTTTTGATTGTTGCTCTTGAGCAACCAGATGGAATGACCAAAGTTGATACATTAGAATACCAGATGGCTGAACCTGATGGCACTATGCTGGGCAATGGTTTCTCAGATATTAAAGAGAGTAAGTTGTACTATAAAGAAAAAATGAAATTTAAATCCGGAAAATACAGAGTCCAGATAAAACAAGCAGTTCGAGAGACTGGAAAAGTAGATGGTCTGCAGGAATTGCCCGGAATTACAGAAGTTGGTTTTAGAATTGAATCCTTAGAATAAAATATGGCTCAGAAAAAAGTTACAAAATCACGCACAACCAAAAAGGTAAAGGATGTAAGCTATTACAAAGCTTTGTTTTGGAAAATATTCTTTATCACTTTAGGATTCTTCCTATTGTTTTTCCTTTTTGCATCTTGGGGACTTCTGGGATCGATGCCTTCTTTTGAAGAGTTAGAGAATCCAGATTCAAACTTAGCAACAGAAGTTATTTCTTCTGACGGCGAAGTTTTAGGTAAATTTTATAGTGAAAACAGATCACAGATCAAATTTTCAGATCTTCCGCCTCATCTTGTTAACGCATTAGTCTCTACAGAGGATGAGCGTTTTTACAAGCACTCTGGAATTGACTTCAGACGTACTGCTTCGGCAGCATTGAGTGCAGGAACTAGAGGTGGAGCAAGTACGATTACTCAACAATTGGCAAAACTGCTCTTCCACGGCGAAGGTTCAAAATTTATCATTTTCCGAATTATTCAAAAAGGGAAAGAGTGGATCATTGCTACTCGTCTTGAGCGGCAATATACCAAGCAGGAAATTATAGCCATGTACCTCAACAAAGCAGATTTTGTAAACACTGCAGTTGGAATTCGCTCAGCTGCAAAAGTGTATTTTGGCAAAGAACCAAAAGATCTAACCATAGATGAGAGCGCTATGCTTGTAGGAATGCTCAATAATCCATCATACTATAATCCTTTAAGACGTCTGGAAAAAACTCAAGCGCGACGTGATATTGTACTTAAACAAATGGAGCGAAATGGCTTTCTTACCGAGCAGGAAAAGAAAACATACCAAGCAAAACCTATCAAGCTAGACTTTAAACCAGAGTCTCACAAAGAAGGAACAGCAACTTATTTTAGAGAATTTCTTCGCGAATATCTAAAAGGTTGGAGCAAAGACAATAAAAAGGCAGACGGATCTGATTATGACATTTACCGCGACGGCCTCAAAATATATACTACAATTGACTCGCGTATTCAAAAATATGCTGAAGAAGCAGTAACTATGCACCTTTCTAATCTGCAAGAGGAATTTTTTGCAGAGTCCAAAAACAATAAAAACGCACCGTTTGTCAACATTTCCAAAGAGGAAACAGATCGTATTATGATGCGTGCGATAAAGGCGTCAGAACGGTGGAGATTGATGAAGGCACAAGATATTTCGGATGCAGATATAATTAAATCATTCGACATAAAGACTGACATGAAAGTCTTTACCTACAAAGGTGAGCGCGATACAGTGATGACGCCTCGCGATTCTATCCGATATTTTAAAAGTTTCTTGCAAACAGGAGTGATGTCAATGGAACCTCGTACTGGTCACATCAAGGCTTGGGTGGGCGGAATCAATTACAAATATTTCCAATATGACCACGTAGGACAAGGCGCAAGACAGGTAGGATCTACTTTTAAACCTTTTGTTTACGCCACCGCAATCGAGCAATTAAACATGTCTCCCTGCGACTCTATAATTGATGGGCCTTTTACAATTCCAGCTGGTCGTCACAACGTAACTAAATCGTGGAGTCCGAATAACTCAGACCATAAATTCCGAGGAATGGTAACGCTAAAACAAGCACTTGCTGGATCGATCAATACAGTTTCGGCAAAGTTGATTGACAAAGTAGGACCGTCGGCGGTGGTAACTCTGACCAAAAAATTAGGTGTAGAATCTGACATTCCAGAGCAAGCTTCAATTGCGCTAGGAGCCGTAGAAATCACGGTTCGCGATATGGTCGCTGCCTACAGTACCTTTGCCAATCAAGGGATTTACATCAAACCGCTATTTGTAACTCGAATCGAGGACAAAAATGGCGTGAGTATTTACGAGCCGATTCCAGAATCGCATGACGTATTGAACAAAGACATTGCATTTGCTGTAATAAAATTACTACAAGGAGTAACTGAATCAGGATCTGGAGCACGTTTACGTACTACTGGCGGCGGAAATGGCTATAACAGAGTGACAGGTTATCCTTACGCTTTTACCAATCCAATTGCTGGAAAAACTGGTACTTCGCAAAATCAATCTGATGCTTGGTTTATGGGAATGGTGCCAAATTTAGTGACTGGAGTTTGGGTCGGCAACGAAGATAGATCAGCGCATTTCAAACGGATTACCTACGGTCAGGGAGCCACGGCAGCCTTGCCTATTTGGGGAATTCTGATGAAAAAAGTGTATGCAGATAAGGATTTGGACATTTCTAAATCAGATTTTGAGCGTCCAGCAAACCTGTCGATTAAAGTAGATTGTTGGGTGCCAAAGGTTAAAGATTCGACCACCTATGATCAAAGCACAGACGAATTTGAATTGTAATAAATTATAATTTCCAAGTATTTTTACTTGGAGCTATTTCCGGCTTTTTGCTGCAAGTCCTCACAAAAAAAGCAGTATTTGCTAGCTACACAAAGAGCTTCCGTTGGTCGCTTTTGTGCAGCTGCAACTACAAAAATGCTTTTTTTGCTCCGGGCTTTCCGCTACAATCCGGGCTAAAAAATTTACGTAAACTATGATTGACAAACAAGTAAAGAGCGTTCACGACGCTTTAGAAGGAATTAAAGATGGTGATACAATTATGTTGGGTGGTTTTGGACTCTGCGGAATCCCAGAAAACTGCATCAACGAATTAGTAGATTTAGAAATAAAAGATCTTACCTGCATTTCGAACAATGCTGGAGTAGACGATTTTGGATTAGGGTTATTACTTCACAAAAGACAAATTAAAAAAATGATTTCGTCTTACGTGGGTGAAAATGCCGAATTTGAACGTCAGATGCTTTCGGGCGAACTTGATGTAGAATTAACTCCTCAAGGAACATTAGCTGAAAAATGCCGCGCTGCACAAGCTGGAATTCCTGCTTTCTTTACACCGGCAGGTTATGGTACTGAAGTAGCTGAAGGAAAAGAAGCACGTGAATTCAACGGCAAAATGCACATTATGGAAGAAGCTTTCAAAGCAGATTTCGCAATTGTAAAAGCTTGGAAAGGCGATACTGCTGGAAACTTGATTTTCAAAGGAACTGCCAGAAACTTCAATGCTGTAATGGCTGGAGCGGCTGCAATTACCATTGCCGAAGTAGAAGAATTGGTTCAGCCAGGCGAACTGGATCCGAATTCAATTCACATTCCGGGAATCATGGTAAGTCGCATTTTTCAAGGTAAAGAGTACGAAAAACGCATTGAGCAACGCACCGTAAGACAGCGTTAAAAAGCAGTAAAAGCTAAGACAATTTTTCAAGACATTATAAAGAACATTAGATATGTTAGATAAAACAGGGATTGCAAAACGCATCGCAAAAGAACTTAAAGATCGCTACTATGTTAACCTCGGAATTGGAATTCCAACACTCGTAGCAAATTATATTCCCCAAGGCATCAACGTTGAATTTCAAAGTGAAAACGGCGTTTTAGGTATGGGGCCATTTCCATTTGAAGGAGAAGAAGATGCCGATATCATCAACGCAGGAAAGCAAACTATTACGACCCTTCCGGGAGCATCATTTTTCGATTCAGCATTTAGCTTCGGAATGATTCGCGCCCAAAAAGTGGATCTTACGATTCTTGGAGCAATGGAAGTTGCCGAAAATGGAGACATTGCCAACTGGAAAATTCCAGGCAAAATGGTAAAAGGAATGGGTGGCGCAATGGATCTTGTGGCTTCTGCCGAAAACATCATCGTCGCAATGATGCACGTAAACAAAGCTGGCGAAAGCAAAATCTTAAAACGTTGTACATTGCCGTTAACCGGCGTTGGCTGCGTTAAGAAAATTGTAACCGAAATGGCTGTTCTGGAAGTAACTCCGCAAGGATTTAAGCTGCTTGAACGCGCTCCTGGTGTAAGTGTTGAGCACATCATCAAAAGTACCGAAGCAGAACTTATTATTGAAGGAGAAATTCCTGAGATGGTGATTGGTTAAAGATTTAATGTGCTGGTTTCAATTTCCAATTCAACATGAAAGTATTATTATATTCATTATTATTTTTCTCGCTACCTCTATTTGCGCAGACTAAAACTGCGATTGATATTAAACTTTATAATGATGCCAATGCATTTTACCAAGTTTACAATAGTGGAGATGTTAATGTATTGACATCTGAGGCAGATATAAATGCTGTAAGAAATTCTACGGATGACGAATATTGTCTTAAGAGGGCATTTGAGAATTTTAAAAAAATTGTTGAAGAGTATCCATATTCGGAATATTATCTAACTTCTTTATATTACGTTGGTCATTTTGAATTTGGTGAATTAAAATTGGCGGAGAGTAAAAAACATTTACTTGAGGTCATCGAATCTGATCAATCTAATGGCTATTATATACGACAGGCTTTTCTCGACTTAGCTGATATAGCAATAGAGGAGAAAGATTATATCCTAGCACAAAAGTATATTGCTAATATTGAAAATTCAACACCTACCCGATTTTGGTGCGGAGTCGCGAGAAATCAAGATGAACATCGAGTAAAATTTATAAAAGAAAGACTAGCAACTGGCTTAATTAGAAAATAAAATTAGCCACTGGTTTAAAGAAGGAATTATTGAAATAAAGTTTCATAAATATATAATAACAGAAATTCTCTTTTAGTCATGAAAAGGATTGCCGAAAGGCAATCCTTTTTAAATTTACTTACAACCTTATTATTTGGCAGGTTTAAAGACTACTTCATAAGATCTGCTTTTATCAAAATACTCTTTTGCGAATTTCTGTAAATCCGCCTTTGTTATTGACTTAATAATATACTCGTAAGTCTTTGGGTCATTCATATTATATCCGTCAGTGTAGAAGTTGTAAAGTACGTCATAGCTGTAGCCGTTATAACTTTTACTATCTTCTCTTGATTTGAAATAGTTGTTTTTCACTTTCTCAATATCTTCCATCAGAATATTACCAGCTTTGATTTTGTCAATTTCTTGATAAACGATTGGCAATAGAGATTCTACTTTCTCATCGTCACACTCAAAGCTAATAAACAGTTTTCCTAATTCTTGAGGTCTTCTTTGTGCATCAAATCCTGTAGAAGCTCCATAAGTTCCACCTTCTTGCTCACGCAAAGTCGCCATATAACGAAGTGACAAAACATCTGCAAGCATATTTCCCATCAATTTGTTTTTCTGATCGTATTTCATATCATCTTCAAACTGAATAATAACCGTACTTTTTGCCGTTTCCATCGGTAAATAAACATCTTTGTCGATTCTTGGAGAAATCCATTTTGTAGTATTGTCTATGAAATTCTCTCTGCTCTTTGTAGTTGGAATTCCAGCAATGTACTTTTCTAGCAATGGTTTCACAGCATCTGCACTTACATCTCCAACAATGTAGAATTGGAAATCAGCGATATTTGCAAAACGCTCTTTGTAAATTTGTTGCATTCTCTCAAAAGATAAATCATCAATATAAGACTGATTCATCATACGGATTTCAGGATTGTTCTTTCCGTAAATAGAAATCGAAAGACTATCGCTCATTTTAGCATTGATATCTTCGGCTCTAGCAACTAGCGTATTTTCTAAGTTATTTTTCAATAAATCAAACATTGCCGAATCAAATCTTGGGGCAGTAAACTGCAATCTAAAAATCTGCAACAATGTTTCAAGATCTTTTGCCGTAGAATATCCTTCAATTTTTTCGGTAATCGAATTAATTGAAGTTCTTGTCTGAACCGTTTTCCCTGCAAGTAATTTCTTTAATTCAGAACTAGAAAATCCTGCTATGCCAGACATTTGCGCAAGCGCTGCAGTTTGTCTTAATGACGGGAAATCTTTTGGCTCATATAAAGATGATCCACCATAACTTTCGGCCGTAACCAATACTTCACTTTTATTTTTGTCAGCGAATTTATAATGAACCACCACTCCATTGCTTAAAGTAAATGTTGTTGAACCAAGTTTCTTGCTCTTCTTTTCTTTTTTAATTTTCCCAGGTTTTACATCTTCATTTTCTAATAGAGTACGACCAGCAAAACTATCAACATAAGCTGTAAGTGCAGTATTATTTTCAGCATCAGCGAGAACTTTTAGAGCTTCTTCGCGTGTAATATTCTTTTCTCCAATAACTCCTGTAACTGCAATTGCTCTGTTTTTTGAAGTAAAATTTTCAGTTAATCTTTCTTGCAAACGTGCAGAATTAATTCCGGCGAAGATAGCTTTTGCCATTTCATATTCAGCCTTAACATCTCTCATCACTTTTCCGTCAAGGTAATTGCTCTTGGTGATTTCGATAATTGCAGCGTGAGAAGTTTCATTTTCTCTTTCGATAAGATTCTCGTAAGCAGTTTTCTTTGAAGCAATAGCGCGTTCAATTTCCCCTTCAGAAAATCCGAATTTTTTAGCACGCATATATTCAGTGACAACTGCATCAAAAGCTTCTTTTTGCAAATTTGGCTTTGGCATAATATCCAAACTAAGCGCCATATTTGTGCGTAGTAATTTATCAAATCCAGCGTACGCATCTTTGAAGGGTGCGCTTGCCGATAGTGTCAATTCTTTTAATCTAATATTTAGAAGTGAAGAAGCAATTTCGTTTTCGAGTTTAGCTTGAAGATCTGCATAAGTATTATATTTCATTTTCTGATTTTGTGAAATCAGGAATGTAATTGTCGATCTAGTAACTTCTTTGTCTAAAGCAACTTTAAAGTTAGGTTCGTTATTATCTGCAATAGTAACCTCATAACGTTCCTTTGGATCTTTGATCGCTGGGATTTTTGAGAAGAGAGTTTTAATTTTAGCTTCAACTTCTTTTGCATTAATATCACCTACAACAACGATTGCTTGCAGATCTGTGCGGTACCAATCGTGGTAGAAATCTCTAAGAGCTTTATATTTAAAGTTCTGAACAATGTCCATAGTACCAATTGGACTACGGTCTGCATATTTACTATTATTGTAATAGATAGGCGTTAACTGATCATAAATTCTCTGTCCACCATCGTTTCTTGTTCTCCACTCTTCTGTAATGACACCACGTTCGGCATCAATTTCTTCTTCTTCAAGAGAAAGTTCATCAGCCCAATCGTGCAATACAAGAAGGCAAGTGTCAACTAGTCCAGGGACATTTGTAGGGATATTATCAAGGTTGTAAACTGTTTCGTCCAATGCCGTATAAGCATTAATATTTCGACCAAAAACAGCTCCGTGTGTTTGCAAAGTATTTAAAATTGCCTTGTCTGGAAAGTTTTTTGTTCCGTTAAAGGCCATGTGCTCCAGAAAGTGCGCTAGTCCTTTTTGATCGTCATTCTCTAGAATTGACCCTACATTTTGAATGATATAGTAACTCGCAGTATTTTTGTTAACTTCTGTACTA comes from the Flavobacterium ardleyense genome and includes:
- a CDS encoding PSP1 domain-containing protein, which codes for MACTSCSTSDGGAPKGCKNNGTCGTDGCNKLTVFDWLANMSLPDGQEPFDCAEVRFKNGRKEFYRNTEKLTLSIGDIVATEASPGHDIGIVTLTGELVKIQMKKKGVDHKSNAVAKIYRKASQKDIDIWSVARDREDGMKVRARELAIEQKLEMKISDIEFQGDGSKATFYYTANDRIDFRTLIKDYAKEFSTRIEMKQVGFRQEAARLGGIGSCGRELCCSTWLTDFRSVNTSAARYQQLSLNPQKLAGQCGKLKCCLNYELDTYMDALKGFPDFDTRLMTEKGEAVCQKQDIFKGLMWFAYTDNYSNWHVLKIEQVREIVAENKEKRRVSALEDFAVEIAAEPEQNYNNAMGQESLTRFDQPKKKKRPTKKKKPAGEKEGAAVAREPGTPAIVAKKNAVKADGQPKKGNNPSNNKDNLREPKTPKARIKITPNKKDDSKE
- a CDS encoding CoA transferase subunit A, whose amino-acid sequence is MIDKQVKSVHDALEGIKDGDTIMLGGFGLCGIPENCINELVDLEIKDLTCISNNAGVDDFGLGLLLHKRQIKKMISSYVGENAEFERQMLSGELDVELTPQGTLAEKCRAAQAGIPAFFTPAGYGTEVAEGKEAREFNGKMHIMEEAFKADFAIVKAWKGDTAGNLIFKGTARNFNAVMAGAAAITIAEVEELVQPGELDPNSIHIPGIMVSRIFQGKEYEKRIEQRTVRQR
- a CDS encoding sensor histidine kinase, encoding MQSPELPANEQQRLLAVSEYCLLDTLPEIDYDNITKLVSTICNVPITLITLLDQNRNFFKSNRGIPFRESPRDISFCGHAILSDEPIFIIEDARIDNRFKSNPLVLDMGAVFYAGVNLINPEGYALGTLCVFDYEPRILTETQKDALLILGKQVVNLMELRRQNLKLEVAQEQLKQHNRELQKFASHISHDLKSPLANIISLTNFLKDDLAGAITASAEEYLGYIEESALILKDYIDGILKHYQADELLNYQNETLKLSDLCSEIQKLLLSKNDILLCKNDTEIVNINRAAITQILLNLVDNALKYNTAPQRRVSIEYVDDAEYHKFVVVDNGIGIKEDQQEKIFQLFATIPHENIKPSTGIGLNTVKTLVTKLQGSISVKSEMGRGSAFTVTMAK
- a CDS encoding gliding motility lipoprotein GldH produces the protein MILKSKHIVILIAAVTLVSCDKSRVFDDFHSVGSAWHRDSIVSYNLPKLDTTKSYDLFVNLRTSNKYPFSNLFLIVALEQPDGMTKVDTLEYQMAEPDGTMLGNGFSDIKESKLYYKEKMKFKSGKYRVQIKQAVRETGKVDGLQELPGITEVGFRIESLE
- a CDS encoding M16 family metallopeptidase, translated to MKKSIYLLLGFLISIGATAQEFSSTTPLKPSDKITRGVLANGLTYYIYSTEVNKNTASYYIIQNVGSILENDDQKGLAHFLEHMAFNGTKNFPDKAILNTLQTHGAVFGRNINAYTALDETVYNLDNIPTNVPGLVDTCLLVLHDWADELSLEEEEIDAERGVITEEWRTRNDGGQRIYDQLTPIYYNNSKYADRSPIGTMDIVQNFKYKALRDFYHDWYRTDLQAIVVVGDINAKEVEAKIKTLFSKIPAIKDPKERYEVTIADNNEPNFKVALDKEVTRSTITFLISQNQKMKYNTYADLQAKLENEIASSLLNIRLKELTLSASAPFKDAYAGFDKLLRTNMALSLDIMPKPNLQKEAFDAVVTEYMRAKKFGFSEGEIERAIASKKTAYENLIERENETSHAAIIEITKSNYLDGKVMRDVKAEYEMAKAIFAGINSARLQERLTENFTSKNRAIAVTGVIGEKNITREEALKVLADAENNTALTAYVDSFAGRTLLENEDVKPGKIKKEKKSKKLGSTTFTLSNGVVVHYKFADKNKSEVLVTAESYGGSSLYEPKDFPSLRQTAALAQMSGIAGFSSSELKKLLAGKTVQTRTSINSITEKIEGYSTAKDLETLLQIFRLQFTAPRFDSAMFDLLKNNLENTLVARAEDINAKMSDSLSISIYGKNNPEIRMMNQSYIDDLSFERMQQIYKERFANIADFQFYIVGDVSADAVKPLLEKYIAGIPTTKSRENFIDNTTKWISPRIDKDVYLPMETAKSTVIIQFEDDMKYDQKNKLMGNMLADVLSLRYMATLREQEGGTYGASTGFDAQRRPQELGKLFISFECDDEKVESLLPIVYQEIDKIKAGNILMEDIEKVKNNYFKSREDSKSYNGYSYDVLYNFYTDGYNMNDPKTYEYIIKSITKADLQKFAKEYFDKSRSYEVVFKPAK
- a CDS encoding tetratricopeptide repeat protein, with the protein product MKVLLYSLLFFSLPLFAQTKTAIDIKLYNDANAFYQVYNSGDVNVLTSEADINAVRNSTDDEYCLKRAFENFKKIVEEYPYSEYYLTSLYYVGHFEFGELKLAESKKHLLEVIESDQSNGYYIRQAFLDLADIAIEEKDYILAQKYIANIENSTPTRFWCGVARNQDEHRVKFIKERLATGLIRK
- a CDS encoding 3-oxoacid CoA-transferase subunit B, whose amino-acid sequence is MLDKTGIAKRIAKELKDRYYVNLGIGIPTLVANYIPQGINVEFQSENGVLGMGPFPFEGEEDADIINAGKQTITTLPGASFFDSAFSFGMIRAQKVDLTILGAMEVAENGDIANWKIPGKMVKGMGGAMDLVASAENIIVAMMHVNKAGESKILKRCTLPLTGVGCVKKIVTEMAVLEVTPQGFKLLERAPGVSVEHIIKSTEAELIIEGEIPEMVIG
- a CDS encoding transglycosylase domain-containing protein → MAQKKVTKSRTTKKVKDVSYYKALFWKIFFITLGFFLLFFLFASWGLLGSMPSFEELENPDSNLATEVISSDGEVLGKFYSENRSQIKFSDLPPHLVNALVSTEDERFYKHSGIDFRRTASAALSAGTRGGASTITQQLAKLLFHGEGSKFIIFRIIQKGKEWIIATRLERQYTKQEIIAMYLNKADFVNTAVGIRSAAKVYFGKEPKDLTIDESAMLVGMLNNPSYYNPLRRLEKTQARRDIVLKQMERNGFLTEQEKKTYQAKPIKLDFKPESHKEGTATYFREFLREYLKGWSKDNKKADGSDYDIYRDGLKIYTTIDSRIQKYAEEAVTMHLSNLQEEFFAESKNNKNAPFVNISKEETDRIMMRAIKASERWRLMKAQDISDADIIKSFDIKTDMKVFTYKGERDTVMTPRDSIRYFKSFLQTGVMSMEPRTGHIKAWVGGINYKYFQYDHVGQGARQVGSTFKPFVYATAIEQLNMSPCDSIIDGPFTIPAGRHNVTKSWSPNNSDHKFRGMVTLKQALAGSINTVSAKLIDKVGPSAVVTLTKKLGVESDIPEQASIALGAVEITVRDMVAAYSTFANQGIYIKPLFVTRIEDKNGVSIYEPIPESHDVLNKDIAFAVIKLLQGVTESGSGARLRTTGGGNGYNRVTGYPYAFTNPIAGKTGTSQNQSDAWFMGMVPNLVTGVWVGNEDRSAHFKRITYGQGATAALPIWGILMKKVYADKDLDISKSDFERPANLSIKVDCWVPKVKDSTTYDQSTDEFEL